Proteins encoded in a region of the Methanobrevibacter millerae genome:
- a CDS encoding alpha/beta fold hydrolase: MNKEKYFLKNEQHFFEEFKFKNGFVIKNAKVDYGFVGTPKYDDEGNIVNAVLFCHNFMGNYSTISDFGELVSEDKSFNNEDYFFISVTSLGFPESCSPSTSGLNHDFPNYEIEDLVNFQKQLLKEKFPKVKKLLGIVGYSFGGFIALGWSIFYPDDMDFVIHFNSSYKSQGNKYIFAKLANQIIEDSGQYFSDIYNESISNVLILVSQLHYILSFSNDYINSLSIEEINFSIENFADEILFFDIHDIKVCNDFLLSFNLENLLDRIKCKLLVIGVGNNNYYIPEYDSIPLHELVEGSEYLFLDTEYNPNELEYLYKIEKDIKNFVDSV; encoded by the coding sequence ATGAATAAGGAAAAATATTTTTTAAAAAATGAACAGCATTTTTTCGAAGAGTTTAAATTTAAAAATGGTTTTGTCATTAAAAATGCAAAAGTGGATTATGGCTTTGTAGGCACTCCGAAATATGATGATGAGGGCAATATTGTAAATGCGGTCTTGTTTTGTCATAATTTTATGGGTAATTACTCAACTATTTCTGATTTTGGAGAATTGGTATCTGAAGATAAGAGTTTTAATAATGAGGATTATTTTTTTATTTCAGTTACTTCTTTGGGTTTTCCAGAATCCTGTTCGCCATCAACTTCCGGATTAAATCATGATTTTCCAAATTATGAAATTGAAGATCTGGTAAATTTCCAAAAACAATTATTGAAAGAAAAATTTCCAAAGGTTAAGAAGTTGCTGGGAATTGTAGGTTATTCTTTTGGAGGATTTATAGCATTGGGATGGTCTATTTTTTATCCTGACGACATGGATTTTGTGATTCATTTTAACAGTTCTTATAAATCTCAGGGAAATAAATATATTTTTGCAAAATTAGCTAATCAGATTATTGAAGACTCCGGACAATATTTTTCTGATATATATAATGAATCAATTTCTAATGTATTGATTTTAGTTTCACAACTGCACTATATTTTGAGTTTTTCAAATGATTATATTAATAGTTTATCCATTGAAGAAATAAATTTTTCAATTGAAAATTTTGCTGATGAGATTTTATTCTTTGATATTCATGATATTAAAGTATGCAATGACTTTTTGTTGTCTTTTAATTTAGAAAATTTGCTGGATAGGATAAAATGCAAATTGCTTGTTATTGGTGTTGGAAATAATAACTATTATATTCCGGAATATGATTCAATTCCTTTACATGAGTTAGTTGAAGGATCCGAGTATTTATTTTTGGATACTGAATACAATCCAAATGAATTGGAATACTTATATAAAATAGAAAAGGATATTAAAAATTTCGTTGATTCAGTTTAA
- the nadA gene encoding quinolinate synthase NadA, whose product MSSPLHEEIKQLKEEKNAIILAHNYQPKEIQEIADFLGDSLELCIKASEIDDKDLVVFCGVDFMAETAYILNPDKKIVIPDLEAECPMAHMLPEEELIKAKKEHPDAGVILYVNSIAESKQHADTLCTSANAVKVTESLPHEKILFGPDNNLGKHVQKRVDKEIIPVPKGGHCYVHKLFHVEDVELKRKEHPNAIIICHPECNDDVQEACDETLSTGGMLKFIAESDAEEFVIGTEVDMITRLNSEIPGKKLYPLLEGAICETMKLHTLEKVRDALKNEAPEVVVPEDVASKSLKAVQHMLDASK is encoded by the coding sequence ATGAGCAGCCCATTACATGAAGAAATAAAGCAGTTGAAAGAAGAAAAGAATGCAATAATTCTTGCACATAACTATCAACCGAAAGAAATTCAAGAAATCGCTGATTTTTTAGGTGATTCATTGGAATTATGTATTAAAGCATCTGAAATTGATGATAAGGATTTAGTAGTATTCTGTGGCGTAGACTTTATGGCAGAAACTGCATACATTTTAAATCCTGATAAAAAAATTGTCATTCCTGATTTAGAAGCAGAATGTCCTATGGCACACATGTTGCCTGAAGAAGAGTTAATAAAAGCTAAAAAAGAACATCCTGATGCAGGAGTCATTCTTTATGTAAACAGTATTGCTGAGTCAAAACAACATGCGGATACACTATGTACCTCCGCAAATGCAGTAAAAGTAACCGAGAGCCTACCTCATGAAAAAATCCTATTTGGACCCGACAATAACTTGGGAAAACATGTTCAAAAAAGAGTGGATAAGGAAATAATTCCTGTTCCAAAAGGCGGTCACTGTTATGTTCATAAATTATTCCATGTTGAAGATGTTGAGCTTAAAAGAAAAGAGCATCCTAATGCAATCATAATCTGCCATCCTGAATGTAATGATGATGTTCAGGAGGCATGTGATGAAACGCTGTCCACAGGAGGAATGCTGAAATTCATTGCTGAAAGTGATGCTGAGGAATTTGTGATTGGAACAGAAGTAGATATGATTACAAGACTTAACAGTGAAATTCCGGGCAAAAAATTATACCCATTACTTGAAGGTGCAATCTGTGAAACAATGAAACTTCATACATTGGAAAAAGTAAGAGATGCACTTAAAAATGAAGCACCGGAAGTTGTTGTACCTGAAGATGTTGCAAGCAAATCACTTAAGGCAGTTCAGCATATGCTTGATGCATCAAAATAG
- a CDS encoding mechanosensitive ion channel family protein: MDIPTDPIWAICKIIIIIIITTIISRVITNILNNIERFKDDMTGIYLIRDIIVYIIYFIALMDILQLFGINLYGTLLSLGIVGIAVSLAAKDLISNLFSGIILIIGKSIKVGDTIELNKTKGVIEKIHLRTTSIKDDDGIVSTIPNSILTNNLFKLYKAPEKYRVDIIAGLPLNIDLDEFTPYIIEKIEKLDGVLDKPKPRIFAKEITFEQTIIKVSFWIKEFNNKDDYKLIIINEIRKFIE; the protein is encoded by the coding sequence ATGGATATTCCAACAGATCCCATATGGGCAATATGTAAAATAATAATAATTATAATCATAACAACCATCATATCTCGAGTTATTACCAATATATTAAATAATATCGAACGTTTTAAAGATGACATGACTGGAATATATCTTATAAGAGACATTATCGTATATATCATTTATTTTATAGCATTGATGGACATATTACAACTTTTTGGAATTAATTTATATGGAACATTATTAAGTTTAGGTATTGTAGGTATTGCAGTGAGCCTTGCTGCAAAAGATTTGATATCCAACCTCTTTTCTGGAATAATTCTGATTATCGGTAAAAGTATCAAGGTAGGCGACACGATAGAATTAAATAAAACAAAAGGAGTTATTGAAAAGATTCATTTAAGAACCACATCCATAAAGGATGATGATGGAATTGTCAGTACTATACCTAACTCCATTTTAACGAATAATCTATTTAAACTGTATAAGGCTCCTGAAAAATATCGTGTGGATATTATAGCAGGATTGCCTTTGAATATTGATTTGGATGAATTTACCCCATACATTATTGAAAAAATTGAAAAATTAGATGGTGTTTTGGATAAACCCAAACCAAGAATATTTGCAAAAGAAATAACTTTTGAGCAAACAATCATTAAAGTATCCTTTTGGATAAAAGAATTTAATAATAAAGATGATTATAAATTAATTATTATAAACGAAATAAGAAAATTTATTGAATAG
- the rnz gene encoding ribonuclease Z, whose translation MEITFLGTSSAVHSYKRSHPSIALKAFGETMLFDCGEGTQRQLIYAKISPMKISKIFITHFHGDHILGIPGLLQSMNFRGRETKLTIYGPKGLDNLQQAIANLGFPNFDFPLEWIEIDSGTIVETEEYVVKAQRVKHNTLTLAYSVEEIKKPRFLREKAIELGVPVGPAFGKLHNGVPVEINGNIIKPEQVLGPPRKGNKLTYSGDTMPCEELIDFARDSTLLIHESTYKDEDKDKAELHSHSTSVDAANIALYSNSKELILTHISTRYKDIKDLLGEAKEVFENTKIAEDLMKVEL comes from the coding sequence ATGGAAATTACATTTTTAGGAACCTCTTCAGCAGTACATTCATATAAAAGAAGTCACCCTTCAATAGCTTTAAAGGCTTTTGGGGAAACAATGTTATTTGATTGTGGTGAAGGAACACAAAGACAACTGATTTATGCAAAAATAAGTCCTATGAAGATTTCAAAGATTTTCATTACACATTTTCATGGAGACCACATATTAGGCATTCCTGGGCTATTGCAGTCAATGAATTTTAGAGGGCGCGAAACTAAATTAACAATATATGGGCCAAAAGGTTTAGATAACCTGCAACAAGCAATAGCTAACTTGGGTTTTCCCAATTTTGATTTTCCCCTAGAATGGATTGAAATTGATAGTGGAACAATTGTAGAAACTGAGGAGTATGTTGTTAAAGCCCAAAGAGTAAAGCATAATACCCTAACTTTAGCATATTCTGTTGAAGAGATAAAAAAACCAAGATTTTTACGTGAAAAAGCAATTGAATTAGGTGTTCCTGTGGGTCCTGCTTTCGGAAAACTTCATAATGGAGTTCCTGTTGAAATCAATGGAAATATTATAAAACCTGAACAGGTTTTAGGACCTCCACGAAAAGGCAATAAACTAACATATTCCGGCGATACAATGCCTTGTGAAGAATTGATTGATTTTGCACGCGATTCAACACTATTAATACATGAATCAACATACAAAGATGAAGACAAGGACAAAGCAGAATTACATTCCCATTCAACTTCAGTCGATGCGGCAAATATTGCGCTTTATTCCAATTCAAAAGAATTAATATTAACTCACATAAGTACACGATATAAGGATATTAAAGATTTGCTTGGCGAAGCAAAAGAAGTTTTTGAAAATACAAAAATAGCTGAAGATTTAATGAAAGTGGAGTTATAA
- the nadC gene encoding carboxylating nicotinate-nucleotide diphosphorylase: MDKILEYMLEEDEGFGDVTSNSVIDKNEEVNAYIVSKDDGILAGIDVAKQLFESKDVRVIFHLNDGCGIKKGDLLMSLRGNARDILLVERTALNLLMRMSGVASAANQYVNLVDGKVIIAGTRKTQPAIGKFDKMALEIGGADTHRFSLDDMVLIKDNHIAVVGSPIKALKKAQENVSFSKKIEIEVESLEDAILCVENKADIVMLDNMDALAVSEVIKELKNRNIRNNSLIEISGGINQDNILDYVDLGVDIISIGALTHSSRSLDFSLKIK, translated from the coding sequence TTGGATAAAATACTTGAATATATGCTTGAAGAAGATGAAGGTTTTGGTGATGTGACTTCCAACAGTGTCATTGATAAAAATGAAGAAGTTAATGCATATATCGTTTCAAAAGATGATGGTATTTTAGCAGGTATCGACGTGGCAAAACAATTATTTGAATCAAAAGATGTTAGAGTTATATTTCATTTAAATGATGGTTGTGGGATTAAAAAAGGCGATTTATTAATGTCTCTTAGAGGTAATGCAAGGGACATTTTATTGGTTGAGAGAACTGCACTTAATCTATTAATGCGCATGAGTGGTGTGGCTAGTGCAGCCAATCAATATGTTAATCTTGTTGATGGAAAAGTTATAATTGCAGGTACTCGTAAAACCCAGCCGGCTATTGGTAAATTTGATAAAATGGCTTTAGAAATTGGTGGTGCTGATACTCACAGATTTAGTCTTGATGATATGGTTCTAATTAAGGATAATCATATTGCAGTAGTTGGATCTCCTATAAAAGCACTTAAAAAAGCACAGGAAAATGTAAGCTTTTCTAAAAAGATAGAAATAGAAGTGGAAAGTTTGGAAGATGCAATATTGTGTGTTGAAAATAAAGCAGATATTGTCATGCTGGATAATATGGATGCTTTGGCTGTAAGCGAAGTCATTAAAGAACTGAAAAATAGAAATATACGTAATAATTCATTAATTGAAATATCTGGTGGAATTAATCAGGATAATATATTGGATTATGTTGATTTGGGTGTAGATATTATTTCAATTGGTGCACTGACTCATTCCTCAAGAAGTCTTGACTTCAGCCTTAAAATTAAATAA
- the carA gene encoding glutamine-hydrolyzing carbamoyl-phosphate synthase small subunit encodes MVKIAKLALEDGTVIKGEGFGYETTKLGELVFSTGMGGYTESLTDPSFKGEILMSTYPLEGNHGVSEEWYQSDNIQVEGFVCREVCRELSNFGPQKTLDEFLKEFKTPGITGVDTRDLTLKIRERGSLKAAITTEDIADDKLIEMAKSQPSIEDKDIVPLVSTKEIKVFNEDCDKKVALIDCGVKKNIINSFLERDIGVVLFPYDTDYKTILDYSPSGLMITSGPGNPDRVYETISTMKKLSNRLPIFGICMGQQLIAKSFGAKSYKMKFGHRGENQPVKDLKSGKVFITSQNHGFTIDKESLDETDLVLTQINLNDGTPEGISHKELPLHCIQYHPEAGPGPNDTRSIFDEFNQMMENY; translated from the coding sequence ATGGTAAAAATAGCTAAATTGGCTTTAGAAGATGGAACTGTTATTAAAGGGGAAGGATTTGGTTATGAAACTACTAAATTAGGAGAACTTGTTTTTTCAACAGGTATGGGTGGTTATACTGAATCTTTAACTGATCCTTCTTTTAAAGGAGAAATTTTAATGTCAACTTATCCTTTGGAAGGAAATCATGGGGTAAGTGAAGAGTGGTATCAATCTGATAATATTCAGGTTGAAGGATTTGTGTGTCGGGAGGTTTGTCGTGAATTATCAAATTTCGGACCTCAAAAAACTTTGGATGAATTTTTAAAAGAATTTAAAACACCTGGAATTACTGGTGTTGATACGAGGGATTTAACTTTAAAAATTCGTGAAAGAGGTTCTCTTAAAGCAGCTATCACTACTGAAGATATAGCTGATGATAAATTAATTGAAATGGCAAAATCACAACCAAGCATTGAGGATAAAGATATAGTTCCTTTGGTATCCACTAAAGAAATTAAAGTATTCAATGAAGATTGTGATAAAAAAGTTGCTTTAATTGATTGTGGTGTTAAAAAGAATATCATTAACTCCTTTTTAGAAAGGGATATTGGAGTTGTTTTATTCCCTTATGATACTGATTATAAAACTATTTTGGATTATTCTCCGAGTGGGTTAATGATTACATCTGGTCCTGGAAACCCTGATAGGGTATATGAAACTATTTCAACCATGAAAAAATTATCCAATAGATTGCCAATATTTGGTATTTGTATGGGTCAACAGTTAATTGCTAAATCTTTTGGAGCTAAATCTTATAAAATGAAATTTGGACATAGGGGAGAAAATCAACCAGTTAAAGATTTAAAATCTGGTAAAGTCTTTATAACATCTCAAAATCATGGATTTACAATTGATAAAGAGTCATTGGATGAAACTGATTTGGTTTTAACTCAAATTAACTTAAATGATGGAACTCCGGAAGGTATTTCTCATAAAGAATTGCCTTTACATTGTATACAGTACCATCCTGAAGCAGGACCTGGTCCAAATGATACAAGAAGTATTTTTGATGAATTTAACCAAATGATGGAAAATTATTAA
- the carB gene encoding carbamoyl-phosphate synthase large subunit, which translates to MPVDKDIKKVLIIGSGPIQIGQAAEFDYSGSQACKSLREEGIETVLVNSNPATIQTDIDMADTVYTEPLTPEVVAKIIKEEEVDAILPTMGGQTGLNIATGLGDLGLLDGIKVLGSDVQTIKDVEDRDLFANLMDEIGEEIPKCQAVESVEDALKAVEEIGYPVIVRPAFTLGGTGGGIAHNEEELIEIANHGLDMSFINQVLIDESVLGWKEIEFEVMRDKEDTCIIVCTMENIDPMGIHTGDSVVVAPIQNLCDETIQKMRDASIKIIRALGIRGGCNIQFALNPYTDEYKVIEVNPRVSRSSALASKATGYPIAKISSKVALGMTLDEIRNDITKETPASFEPAIDYVVVKIPRWPFDKFKGISREVGVQMKATGEVMAIGRTFEEAFQKALRSLDMGFDGFEYVEYTEQDLANPTDLIYFQIYSAIKDGMDLDKIHELTNIDKFFLYKIRNIVNFENEVTADKLDDENYLRTAKQIGCSNARLANLTGQTEEYIRNLLKRYNINQSYKMVDTCAAEFEAKTPYYYSSYDIGNELTSTTKKKVVILGAGPIRIGQGIEFDYCCVHSSLALKEDGIETILINNNPETVSTDYDISDKLFFEPITFEDVMGVIDQEKPDGVIVQFGGQTSINLAVPLANAGVKILGTPYESIDRVEDRELFAELLEKLHIHQAPYGTANSFEEAREIAEKITFPVLVRPSYVIGGRAMEIVYDNHELEEYMKEAVKVSPEHPILVDKFLEDAIELDVDILCDGEDVFIAGIMEHIEEAGVHSGDSACVIPPQTVPEHILNTIRENSRKLALELDVKGLMNIQYAVKLDEEMVYIIEANPRASRTVPFVSKAIGVPLAKVATWIMNGAKLKDFDLTKEIKIDHVAVKESVFPFLKLPESDTVLGPEMKSTGESIGIDESFGMAFYKSQLSAGMDLPKEGKIFISVKEDDKKKIRAIAEKADTLGFKIVATSGTGDATGLDNVEKVKKVSEGSPNIRDAILNKEIDLIINTSEGKQSAKDGYIIRRLAIELGIPYVTTLSGARAALNAIEAVQNSEINVKSLNEYNGEE; encoded by the coding sequence ATGCCAGTAGATAAAGATATTAAAAAAGTTTTAATTATTGGTTCTGGACCTATTCAAATCGGACAAGCTGCTGAGTTCGATTATTCAGGATCACAAGCTTGTAAATCACTAAGGGAAGAGGGAATTGAAACAGTACTTGTTAACAGTAATCCCGCTACTATTCAAACTGATATTGACATGGCAGATACTGTTTATACCGAACCATTAACTCCTGAAGTTGTTGCTAAAATTATAAAAGAAGAAGAAGTTGATGCTATTTTACCAACCATGGGTGGACAAACTGGATTAAATATAGCAACAGGTCTTGGAGATTTAGGATTATTGGATGGTATTAAAGTTTTAGGATCTGATGTTCAAACTATTAAGGATGTAGAGGACCGTGACTTATTTGCTAATTTAATGGATGAAATTGGAGAAGAGATTCCTAAATGTCAGGCTGTTGAAAGTGTTGAAGATGCGCTTAAAGCTGTTGAAGAAATCGGTTATCCTGTAATTGTAAGGCCGGCATTCACATTAGGTGGAACTGGTGGTGGAATTGCCCATAATGAAGAAGAATTAATTGAAATTGCAAACCATGGGTTAGATATGAGTTTCATTAATCAGGTTCTTATTGATGAATCCGTTCTCGGATGGAAAGAAATCGAATTTGAAGTAATGAGGGATAAGGAAGATACCTGTATCATTGTATGTACCATGGAAAATATTGACCCTATGGGAATCCACACTGGAGACAGTGTTGTAGTTGCTCCAATTCAAAACTTATGTGATGAAACCATCCAAAAAATGCGTGATGCATCAATCAAAATCATCAGAGCATTAGGTATTCGTGGAGGATGTAATATTCAATTTGCATTAAATCCATATACTGATGAATATAAGGTCATTGAGGTTAACCCTCGTGTATCAAGAAGTAGTGCACTCGCATCTAAAGCTACGGGTTATCCGATTGCAAAAATATCATCAAAAGTTGCACTTGGAATGACTTTGGATGAAATTAGAAATGACATTACCAAAGAAACCCCTGCATCATTTGAACCGGCTATTGATTATGTTGTAGTAAAAATCCCAAGATGGCCATTTGATAAATTCAAAGGAATTAGCCGTGAAGTCGGAGTTCAAATGAAAGCAACTGGTGAAGTAATGGCTATTGGAAGAACTTTTGAGGAAGCATTCCAAAAAGCACTCAGATCACTTGACATGGGCTTTGACGGATTTGAATATGTTGAATACACCGAACAAGATTTGGCAAATCCAACTGATTTAATCTATTTCCAAATTTATTCCGCTATTAAAGATGGAATGGACTTGGATAAAATCCATGAATTGACTAATATTGATAAATTCTTCTTATATAAAATCAGAAATATAGTGAACTTTGAAAATGAAGTAACTGCCGATAAATTAGATGATGAAAATTATTTAAGAACAGCAAAACAAATTGGCTGTTCTAATGCAAGATTAGCTAATTTAACTGGCCAAACTGAAGAATATATTAGAAATTTACTTAAAAGATATAATATTAATCAATCATATAAAATGGTAGACACATGTGCTGCTGAATTTGAAGCTAAAACTCCATATTATTACAGCAGCTATGATATTGGAAATGAACTTACTTCAACTACCAAGAAAAAAGTTGTTATTTTAGGTGCAGGTCCAATCAGAATTGGTCAGGGTATAGAATTTGATTACTGCTGTGTTCACTCATCATTAGCATTAAAAGAAGATGGTATTGAAACAATTTTAATCAACAACAACCCTGAAACCGTAAGTACAGATTATGATATTTCCGATAAATTGTTCTTTGAACCAATTACATTTGAGGATGTGATGGGGGTAATTGACCAGGAAAAACCTGATGGTGTAATTGTACAATTTGGTGGACAAACTTCTATTAACTTGGCAGTACCTCTTGCAAATGCAGGAGTAAAAATATTGGGTACTCCATATGAAAGTATCGATAGGGTAGAAGACAGAGAATTGTTTGCAGAGTTATTGGAAAAGTTACATATCCATCAAGCACCATATGGAACCGCAAACTCATTTGAAGAAGCTCGTGAAATTGCAGAAAAAATTACATTCCCGGTACTCGTACGTCCATCATATGTTATTGGTGGAAGAGCTATGGAAATTGTTTATGATAACCATGAGCTTGAAGAATATATGAAAGAAGCCGTAAAAGTTTCACCAGAACACCCAATTCTTGTCGATAAATTCTTAGAAGATGCAATCGAATTGGATGTGGATATTTTATGTGATGGTGAGGATGTATTTATTGCAGGAATTATGGAACATATTGAGGAAGCAGGTGTTCACTCAGGAGATTCTGCATGTGTAATTCCGCCGCAAACTGTTCCAGAACATATTTTAAATACTATTCGTGAAAATTCAAGAAAATTGGCTTTGGAATTAGATGTTAAAGGTTTAATGAATATTCAATATGCAGTTAAACTTGACGAAGAAATGGTTTACATTATTGAAGCAAACCCTCGTGCAAGTAGAACTGTTCCATTTGTAAGTAAAGCTATTGGTGTACCATTGGCAAAAGTAGCTACATGGATTATGAATGGTGCTAAACTCAAAGACTTTGATTTAACAAAAGAAATTAAGATTGACCATGTTGCTGTTAAAGAATCAGTATTCCCATTCTTGAAATTGCCTGAATCCGACACTGTGTTAGGTCCTGAAATGAAATCTACTGGTGAAAGTATCGGTATCGATGAAAGCTTTGGAATGGCATTCTATAAATCACAGCTCTCAGCAGGAATGGATTTACCAAAAGAAGGTAAAATATTCATCAGCGTAAAAGAAGATGACAAGAAAAAAATCAGAGCTATTGCTGAGAAAGCCGATACATTAGGATTTAAAATTGTCGCTACTTCAGGAACCGGTGATGCAACCGGACTTGATAATGTTGAAAAAGTCAAAAAGGTATCTGAAGGATCCCCTAATATCAGGGATGCAATTTTAAACAAAGAGATTGATTTGATTATTAACACTTCTGAAGGAAAACAATCTGCTAAAGATGGATACATCATCAGACGTTTAGCTATTGAACTTGGTATTCCATATGTCACCACATTATCTGGTGCAAGAGCAGCATTGAATGCTATTGAAGCTGTTCAAAATAGTGAAATCAATGTCAAATCTTTAAATGAATATAATGGTGAAGAATAA
- a CDS encoding amidohydrolase family protein, which yields MFTITNGIILRGLNLEPVKSNITVDDGIIINISKDSKEGRLIDVDGAIVCPSFLNGHTHIGDSIIKDEGYGLSLGEMVKPPNGVKHRALASAGDDDIIEAMKSSMLEMAESGISHFIDYREGGIKGVKLLKEASKDIPITPIILGRDDSFYGDDPDLSKVKKAIHKLLKLADGIAPSGFGEITDDVANLIVEECRKAGKISSIHVAESESTQIESLDKCGQTEIERGVNSNFNQLVHCTNPKNNDLELIKNSKANVVVCPRANATLNVGIAPLNEMLKLGIKPILGTDNLMLNSPNMFRELEFTLKLMSVTYKNYLSPCELLKMATTNACLYDFNKSCIDVGQVAQFNVIKHFSKNPHLSIINRSETKNILYTIDRYIN from the coding sequence ATGTTTACTATAACTAATGGGATAATTTTAAGGGGATTAAATTTAGAACCAGTTAAATCAAATATAACAGTGGATGATGGCATTATCATAAATATTTCTAAAGATTCCAAAGAAGGTAGGCTAATTGATGTTGATGGCGCAATTGTATGTCCTTCTTTTTTAAATGGCCATACTCATATTGGAGATTCAATTATTAAGGATGAAGGGTATGGATTGTCTTTGGGTGAAATGGTAAAACCTCCCAATGGAGTTAAACATCGTGCTTTAGCATCTGCTGGCGATGATGATATTATCGAGGCAATGAAATCATCAATGTTGGAGATGGCCGAATCAGGTATTTCTCACTTCATCGACTATAGGGAAGGGGGAATTAAAGGAGTTAAATTACTGAAAGAGGCTTCAAAAGATATTCCAATCACACCAATAATTCTTGGCCGTGATGATAGTTTTTATGGTGATGATCCTGACTTGTCAAAAGTTAAAAAAGCAATTCATAAATTATTAAAATTGGCCGATGGTATTGCTCCAAGTGGTTTTGGTGAAATAACTGATGATGTTGCTAATTTAATTGTTGAAGAATGCAGAAAAGCAGGTAAAATTTCATCCATTCATGTTGCAGAGTCAGAATCTACACAAATCGAATCATTGGATAAATGTGGCCAAACTGAAATTGAGCGTGGTGTCAATTCTAATTTCAATCAATTGGTGCATTGTACCAATCCAAAAAATAATGATTTGGAATTAATTAAAAATTCAAAGGCTAACGTTGTTGTCTGTCCGAGAGCTAATGCCACTTTGAATGTTGGAATCGCGCCTTTAAATGAAATGCTGAAGTTGGGCATAAAACCAATTTTGGGAACAGACAATTTGATGCTTAATTCTCCTAATATGTTTAGAGAACTAGAATTTACTCTTAAATTAATGTCTGTTACTTATAAAAATTATTTAAGTCCCTGTGAACTATTAAAAATGGCAACAACTAATGCTTGTCTTTATGATTTCAACAAATCTTGCATTGATGTCGGTCAGGTTGCCCAGTTCAATGTTATAAAACATTTTTCTAAAAATCCTCATTTATCTATAATAAATCGTTCAGAAACAAAAAATATATTATATACTATTGACAGATATATAAATTAA
- a CDS encoding universal stress protein encodes MYTKILVPTDGSEFARKAELHALFLAKVSGAEIVALSVSENHFINGISLNEEVEQLNQILTDRCKEDLKEFEDMNEEGVKISSVIREGSPAKVILDVAAEEDIDLIVIGSSGKSGFDRFILGSVSDKVVNTAKCPVLVVH; translated from the coding sequence ATGTACACGAAGATTTTAGTCCCTACAGATGGGTCTGAATTTGCAAGAAAAGCTGAATTACATGCATTATTCTTAGCTAAAGTTAGTGGAGCTGAGATTGTTGCATTAAGCGTATCTGAAAATCATTTTATTAATGGAATTTCCTTAAACGAAGAAGTAGAACAATTAAATCAAATATTAACTGATCGTTGTAAAGAAGATCTAAAAGAATTTGAAGACATGAATGAAGAAGGTGTTAAAATATCCTCAGTTATTAGAGAAGGTTCTCCAGCTAAAGTCATATTGGATGTTGCTGCTGAAGAGGATATTGATTTAATCGTTATTGGTAGTTCTGGTAAATCTGGTTTTGATAGATTTATTCTTGGTAGTGTTAGTGATAAGGTTGTTAACACTGCTAAATGTCCTGTTTTAGTTGTACATTAA